In the genome of Roseofilum capinflatum BLCC-M114, the window CTCGGAAGGGTTTCTTTCGCTCTTTCTGATCAAGATGATAGCGCAAGAATATCGATAAAGCTAATGCAATATTGATAATAATTATGATAGAGTGTTATCTATGAATAGTGTTTTCTAATTGAGGAACAGGTTTTGAGGCAAGCGACTCTGCATCAATTAAAAGTTTTTGAAGCCGCCGCCCGTCACGGCAGCTTTACGCGGGCAGCAGAAGAATTATACTTAACTCAGCCTACCATCTCCATGCAAGTTAAGCAATTAACGAAAGCTGTGGGAATGCCCTTATTTGAACAAATTGGTAAACGCCTATATCTGACGGAGGCAGGCCAAGAACTTTTCGCGGCCTGCCGTGATGTTTTTGAGCGCATCTCCCAGTTAGAAATGACCATCTCTGACTTAAAGGGATTGAAACAAGGACAGCTCAAACTCAGTGTCATCACCACAGCCAAGTATTTTGTTCCTCGCTTACTGGGGCCCTTTTGTCAGCGCTATCCGGGTGTCGATTTTTCCCTTCAGGTACTCAACCATGAAGGCTTACTCGCTCGCATGTCGGAAAATTTGGACGATCTCTATATTCTCTCCCAAGTGCCGGAAAATTTAGATGTTGCGGCTCACCAGTTCCTAGAAAATCCGTTAGTAGTTTTGGCCCAGCGAGAACATCCTCTGGTGGAACAAGAAAACATTCCCATAGAGCGCCTATCTGGGGAACCGTTTATTATGCGCGAAGAGGGATCGGGCACTCGTCGCGCTGTCGAGAAACTCTTTAATCAGGAGAATATTAGCGTGAAGGTGAAACTAGAGTTAGGCTCTAATGAAGCCATTAAACAGGCGATCGTGGGCGGTTTAGGTATCTCCGTATTATCCTTACATACCTTGGCCCTAGAAGGGGCAATGGGAAAACTAGCCATCTTGGATGTGGAGCATTTCCCCATTGAACGTAATTGGTTTGTTGTCTATCCCAGTGGTAAGCAATTATCAGTAGTCGCCAACGCTTTTTTAGCATACCTGTTAGATGAAGGCAAAAAAGTAGCTGAAGAGACAGCGATGGACAAGCTACACTGAATCAGTTTTCAATTAGGGGAAAATTAACCGGGTGATAGCCAGTTGCAGTCGTAGGGAAGAAGACAAAGGCGATCGCCTAACTTAAGTTATCCTGAATGACTCTATGATTAACTTCCATACCCTGGTTTCAGCAACCCTATGCTCCCTCACTTTGGGACTGTCTGCACCCGCTTTTGCCCAACTCAATTTTGAATTACCCTCCGATAGGAACCTTCAAGAGTGTCCCCAGATTGGTTATAGTGCTTTTGTAATTAATACAGAAACCTTCGATCTCGAAGAACTCGCCCAAGTTGCTCAAGTCCCCACCCATCAGGTTACCCGATGTAAACTTGCGATTCCCGATCGAGGTTTTATCGTAGGCGCTCAAATTCAATTAAATCCCTCTTTCAATCGAGAACATACCCCTACATTTCAACTGGTACGGAAATTGAAACGCCAAGGCTATCAAGCGTTCCTTGCTTATACCACTGATGAACCCATTGAAGGATAATTGGGCAGTAGAGAGTTGAGCGTTATGGCAACTGCTAAGAAACAGAAACCTAAAGCCTCCTGCGGAGGAGCTTCGCTAACGTGAGGTTTAGGAATCACCGTACCTTTAGGTCGGGGTGGAGGTCAATTTAAGACAAAACAACAACGTTTTCAGGCTGAGTGTGGTGTTGAGGAGAACTGTTCACTGAAGCCAAATCGAATCCTACTTATAGCAAAACTAAGTGCGGGCATCTTGCCCGCTTTTTAATTGATTACTTTAGGATTACTTTAGCGAATAGGCCCGTTGTAGTCTACTCTCACCCAAGAGCCATCTTTAGCAACAGTAACCACACTTTCGATCGTAGGTACAGAAAAACCGGGTTCACCCCCATAGAATTTAAACGTCCAAGTCCCATCGCCATTATCCACAAAGGGAGAAGATGTTGCATCTCCATGCATAGAGGTTTCTGCACGATATTGACTTAACCCCCCATTAGCTTGTTCGGCAGCTTGACGAGCCAAATTTTTCGCCCGACTCAGGCTAAAAATGTCTTCAACTTCCACTCGAATGGTCGGATCGATGGGTAAGATGGTTGGGGTTTGGGCAAAAGCGCCCAAAGGAATTAAGGTTAAACCGGCAAGAGTTAAAACACTAATTACAGACTTAGACATGGTTGTATTGCCTCACATTGTAGCTGTTGTCAATACAGGACGTTTAAATGATGTTTTAAGTTCCCAAATGTGTGAAGATTTGAAAAGAACTTAAGGGGACTCACTTCACTCTTTTTTTTAAGGTATAAACCAGACAATATCCTTGGGAAAATTTCAGAGAGTAGCTGCTTACCAGTTCCCAACCACCTTTGCCGTATATATTGAGGATCTTGACAACCATTTTGGGCTTACACATGACACCCTTTTGGCGACGAAAGTGAGTAATTTGACCTTGGGGATAGAGCGATCGCACGCCAGTGATCTTTCCCCTGCGATCGCACATAACCAGTAGTTCTAAATAGCGCCAAATACTCATCAATCTTACAGAAAACCCCATGGCTCACCCTCCGTTAAAAAATTCACCCTTGTCCCAGCCGATCCGGAACTTCCTCAATCGAATTGTTGATTGCCCGTAATCCGATTACCATAGTGGAGAGTTATCCCATTGTTTCGCTATCTTCCCTATGGTTAAGCTCCCCTTTGCCTTATCTGGTCTTCTTGGATGTAGCCTTACCCTAATCATGTTTTGGGGGGAGTCCCACCCCGCACAGGCACAATGTCAATATCAAAATCCTGGTGTACCTTTTCCCTTTATTGGGCCGTTAGATACTCAGTTGGTAGAGGCAGTTGAGGAAAGTAAACCTGTAGACCTAAGTACAGGTGCAGTGATTACGGAAAATACGATCCAAGAAGGTCGCTTAACCCTGCCGAGTTTATGGTGGGCCAGTGAGCAATATGGCAAGGATTTACTGGTCACCTGGTTGGCCTATCCTCCTAGAGATGAACAGACCCCTGGAGAAGTTCATTTAGTCGTCAACCGTCAAGTTTGGCGAGAGACAAGTTATTTCAACCGCTATGAGTTGTTGACCAAAATGGGGGCGATCGCCCGCGACTATGGCTATAATACCCGTCTGTTTAACCGTCAAGGGGATACTTTAGGCAGCTATACCTGTAATTTTAATACACCAAACTTCTGTAATGTTGAGGGGTTGATTACCAGTCTGGGAGTCAATGAAAATTGTATCATTTATCCGTCTAATTTTTTAGTGAATCCATATGATAGACTAGAAGAATAAAGTCTATTTTTTACGTCCTCTTGCCCTCACCGATCCAAAAATACCCAAAATACTTTTATGAAAGATTGGTTAGAACATAGCGTACAAGTTGAAGTTGAAGCGCCGATTGAATTCGTTTGGGAATTATGGTCAGACCTGGAACAAATGCCCCGGTGGATGAAATGGATTGAATCGGTTCAGGTCTTAGAAGAAAATCCCCAATTGTCGCGCTGGAAATTAGCTTCGGGTAATTTTGAATTTAGTTGGCTCTCGCGGATCTTAAAAGAAATTCCCAATCAAATTATTCAATGGGAATCGGTGGATGGTTTGCCGAATCGAGGAGCCATTCGCTTTTATGACCGCCATGAAACCAGTGTGGTTAAATTAACTGTTGCCTATGCCATTCCGGGAATTGTCGGCAGGCTGATGGATAAATTGCTCGGCCCCACAGTAGAATCGACGATTCAAGCAGATTTAGACCGCTTTCGGGCCTATGCTCTCCAGAAAATGAGTAATGAGTAAGAGCGCGATCGCCAACAACAGGGAGCTGATCGCGCCATGTCTGCTAAATTGGCTACAAATTTTGAGGTAAATTACTCTAGTTAAGGAAATATTAAGAAATATTTCAGAACCCTTGAGGCAGATCTGATCATTTTATTAAGAAATGGGCGATCGCCGTTTTTTGCCGTCAAAATCTATCCTACATCTAAAAGCAACGGTTTCCAGCTCAGGAGATGAGGTGTCAGGAAAATCAGGGATTAGACTTCAACAAACCATAAGCAATAAGTAGTGCGCCTTTCGGCTGTCGCCGACATAAATGTGCATTACAGATGAACGGATCGGCTTCATCCCGATT includes:
- a CDS encoding SRPBCC family protein → MKDWLEHSVQVEVEAPIEFVWELWSDLEQMPRWMKWIESVQVLEENPQLSRWKLASGNFEFSWLSRILKEIPNQIIQWESVDGLPNRGAIRFYDRHETSVVKLTVAYAIPGIVGRLMDKLLGPTVESTIQADLDRFRAYALQKMSNE
- a CDS encoding LysR family transcriptional regulator: MRQATLHQLKVFEAAARHGSFTRAAEELYLTQPTISMQVKQLTKAVGMPLFEQIGKRLYLTEAGQELFAACRDVFERISQLEMTISDLKGLKQGQLKLSVITTAKYFVPRLLGPFCQRYPGVDFSLQVLNHEGLLARMSENLDDLYILSQVPENLDVAAHQFLENPLVVLAQREHPLVEQENIPIERLSGEPFIMREEGSGTRRAVEKLFNQENISVKVKLELGSNEAIKQAIVGGLGISVLSLHTLALEGAMGKLAILDVEHFPIERNWFVVYPSGKQLSVVANAFLAYLLDEGKKVAEETAMDKLH